The Platichthys flesus chromosome 8, fPlaFle2.1, whole genome shotgun sequence genome has a window encoding:
- the anxa6 gene encoding annexin A6 isoform X2 gives MVFRGTITDAPDFDASADAEALYNAMKGIGSDKEAILDLVTSRSNAQRQETIAAYKSSFGQDLIEDLKYELTGKFERLIVSLMRTPAYHDAKEIHDAVKGAGTHERCLIEVLASRNNKQIHEMVAAYKDAYGRDMEEDIVMDTSGHFKKMLVVLLQGTRDESGVVDADLVEQDAQDLFAAGEEQWGTDESKFIMILGNRSMTHLHMVFDEYEKIAEKSIEDSIKSELSGDFERLMLAVVQCIRSVPMFFAGRLYKSMKGLGTADNTLIRIMISRSELDMLDIREFFRLRYEKSLYNMIMDDTSGDYKRTLLNLCGGDDDLAGEFFPEAAQMAYKMWELSSMTKVQLRPTIGPTHNFDPAADAQALRKAMKGFGTDEDAIIDIVAQRSNAQRQEIRQTFKSLLGRDLMKDLKSELSKNLERLIIGLMLTPAEFDAKMMRKAMEGAGTDEHALIEILVTRSNEEIHAMNAAYRNAYKKSLEDAIQSDTSGLFCRILVSLVQGAREEGSADMERANTDAQELADACNADSDDMEIKFMSVLCTRSFPHLRKVFQEFVRYTNKDIEQIIKKEMSGDVKNSFYAIVRSVKNQPSYLADRLYKAMKGLGTDDRALIRILVSRSEIDLFNIRKEFKETHDTSLHEFIKGDTSGDYRKTLLMLCGGED, from the exons GTGTTCAGAGGCACAATAACAGATGCTCCAGACTTTGATGCCAGCGCTGATGCTGAGGCGCTTTACAATGCCATGAAAGGCATTG GTAGTGACAAAGAGGCCATCTTGGACCTGGTCACTTCAAGAAGCAACGCACAGAGGCAGGAAACGATTGCAGCGTACAAGAGCAGCTTTGGACAG GACCTGATTGAGGATCTGAAGTATGAGCTGACAGGCAAGTTTGAGCGGCTCATCGTCAGTCTGATGAGAACTCCAGCCTACCACGATGCCAAAGAGATCCACGATGCAGTAAAG GGAGCTGGGACACACGAGAGGTGCCTGATCGAAGTCCTGGCATCTAGAAACAACAAGCAGATACACGAGATGGTTGCAGCGTACAAAGATG cCTATGGcagagacatggaggaggacaTAGTCATGGACACCTCGGGTCACTTTAAGAAGATGCTGGTTGTTTTACTTCAG GGGACCAGAGACGAGTCAGGTGTGGTGGATGCAGACCTGGTGGAGCAGGATGCACAA GACCTGTttgcagcaggagaggagcagtgggGGACCGACGAGTCCAAATTCATCATGATCCTGGGAAACCGCAGCATGACCCACCTCCACATGG TTTTTGATGAATACGAGAAGATTGCAGAGAAGTCTATCGAAGACAGCATCAAGAGCGAGCTGTCTGGAGACTTTGAGAGGCTGATGCTGGCCGTTG TCCAGTGCATAAGGAGCGTCCCCATGTTCTTTGCCGGGCGCCTCTACAAGTCAAtgaag GGTCTGGGCACAGCAGACAACACCCTGATCAGGATCATGATTTCTCGCTCTGAGTTAGACATGCTGGACATTCGCGAGTTTTTCCGCCTCAGATACGAGAAATCGCTTTATAACATGATTATG GATGACACATCAGGGGATTACAAGAGGACTCTGCTGAATTTGtgtggaggagatgatga TTTAGCTGGAGAGTTCTTCCCTGAAGCCGCTCAGATGGCCTACAAGATGTGGGAATTAAGTTCCATGACCAAAGTGCAG CTAAGGCCAACAATCGGCCCAACACACAACTTTGACCCTGCTGCTGATGCACAAGCTCTGAGGAAAGCAATGAAAGGATTTG GCACCGATGAAGATGCAATCATTGACATTGTTGCCCAGAGAAGCAATGCCCAGAGGCAAGAGATCCGGCAGACGTTCAAATCCCTACTGGGAAGG GATCTGATGAAGGACCTGAAGTCTGAACTGTCCAAGAACCTAGAGAGGCTGATCATCGGCCTCATGTTGACTCCCGCAGAGTTCGATGCCAAAATGATGAGGAAAGCAATGGAG GGTGCCGGGACAGACGAACACGCTCTCATCGAGATTCTGGTCACCAGGAGCAACGAGGAAATACATGCCATGAATGCTGCTTATCGGAACG CCTATAAGAAGTCTCTGGAAGATGCCATACAGTCAGACACATCAGGCCTCTTCTGCCGCATCCTCGTTTCCCTCGTGCAG GGTGCAAGAGAGGAGGGATCTGCAGACATGGAAAGAGCCAACACAGATGCTCAG GAACTTGCCGACGCATGCAACGCTGACTCTGATGACATGGAGATAAAGTTCATGAGTGTCCTGTGCACCAGGAGCTTCCCCCATCTCAGGAAAG TTTTCCAGGAGTTTGTCAGATACACCAATAAGGACATTGAACAGATTATCAAAAAGGAAATGTCGGGCGATGTGAAAAATTCCTTTTATGCTATAG TTCGCAGTGTGAAGAACCAGCCCTCTTATTTAGCCGACCGTTTGTACAAAGCCATGAAG GGCCTTGGCACAGACGACAGAGCTCTGATCCGCATCTTGGTGTCCCGTAGTGAGATCGACCTTTTCAACATTCGCAAAGAGTTCAAGGAAACACACGACACCTCCCTGCATGAATTCATCAAG GGTGACACTTCGGGAGACTACCGTAAAACGCTGCTGATGCTCTGCGGAGGGGAAGATTAA
- the anxa6 gene encoding annexin A6 isoform X1 has product MVFRGTITDAPDFDASADAEALYNAMKGIGSDKEAILDLVTSRSNAQRQETIAAYKSSFGQDLIEDLKYELTGKFERLIVSLMRTPAYHDAKEIHDAVKGAGTHERCLIEVLASRNNKQIHEMVAAYKDAYGRDMEEDIVMDTSGHFKKMLVVLLQGTRDESGVVDADLVEQDAQDLFAAGEEQWGTDESKFIMILGNRSMTHLHMVFDEYEKIAEKSIEDSIKSELSGDFERLMLAVVQCIRSVPMFFAGRLYKSMKGLGTADNTLIRIMISRSELDMLDIREFFRLRYEKSLYNMIMDDTSGDYKRTLLNLCGGDDDLAGEFFPEAAQMAYKMWELSSMTKVQLRPTIGPTHNFDPAADAQALRKAMKGFGTDEDAIIDIVAQRSNAQRQEIRQTFKSLLGRDLMKDLKSELSKNLERLIIGLMLTPAEFDAKMMRKAMEGAGTDEHALIEILVTRSNEEIHAMNAAYRNAYKKSLEDAIQSDTSGLFCRILVSLVQGAREEGSADMERANTDAQELADACNADSDDMEIKFMSVLCTRSFPHLRKVFQEFVRYTNKDIEQIIKKEMSGDVKNSFYAIVRSVKNQPSYLADRLYKAMKGLGTDDRALIRILVSRSEIDLFNIRKEFKETHDTSLHEFIKVETMIGDTSGDYRKTLLMLCGGED; this is encoded by the exons GTGTTCAGAGGCACAATAACAGATGCTCCAGACTTTGATGCCAGCGCTGATGCTGAGGCGCTTTACAATGCCATGAAAGGCATTG GTAGTGACAAAGAGGCCATCTTGGACCTGGTCACTTCAAGAAGCAACGCACAGAGGCAGGAAACGATTGCAGCGTACAAGAGCAGCTTTGGACAG GACCTGATTGAGGATCTGAAGTATGAGCTGACAGGCAAGTTTGAGCGGCTCATCGTCAGTCTGATGAGAACTCCAGCCTACCACGATGCCAAAGAGATCCACGATGCAGTAAAG GGAGCTGGGACACACGAGAGGTGCCTGATCGAAGTCCTGGCATCTAGAAACAACAAGCAGATACACGAGATGGTTGCAGCGTACAAAGATG cCTATGGcagagacatggaggaggacaTAGTCATGGACACCTCGGGTCACTTTAAGAAGATGCTGGTTGTTTTACTTCAG GGGACCAGAGACGAGTCAGGTGTGGTGGATGCAGACCTGGTGGAGCAGGATGCACAA GACCTGTttgcagcaggagaggagcagtgggGGACCGACGAGTCCAAATTCATCATGATCCTGGGAAACCGCAGCATGACCCACCTCCACATGG TTTTTGATGAATACGAGAAGATTGCAGAGAAGTCTATCGAAGACAGCATCAAGAGCGAGCTGTCTGGAGACTTTGAGAGGCTGATGCTGGCCGTTG TCCAGTGCATAAGGAGCGTCCCCATGTTCTTTGCCGGGCGCCTCTACAAGTCAAtgaag GGTCTGGGCACAGCAGACAACACCCTGATCAGGATCATGATTTCTCGCTCTGAGTTAGACATGCTGGACATTCGCGAGTTTTTCCGCCTCAGATACGAGAAATCGCTTTATAACATGATTATG GATGACACATCAGGGGATTACAAGAGGACTCTGCTGAATTTGtgtggaggagatgatga TTTAGCTGGAGAGTTCTTCCCTGAAGCCGCTCAGATGGCCTACAAGATGTGGGAATTAAGTTCCATGACCAAAGTGCAG CTAAGGCCAACAATCGGCCCAACACACAACTTTGACCCTGCTGCTGATGCACAAGCTCTGAGGAAAGCAATGAAAGGATTTG GCACCGATGAAGATGCAATCATTGACATTGTTGCCCAGAGAAGCAATGCCCAGAGGCAAGAGATCCGGCAGACGTTCAAATCCCTACTGGGAAGG GATCTGATGAAGGACCTGAAGTCTGAACTGTCCAAGAACCTAGAGAGGCTGATCATCGGCCTCATGTTGACTCCCGCAGAGTTCGATGCCAAAATGATGAGGAAAGCAATGGAG GGTGCCGGGACAGACGAACACGCTCTCATCGAGATTCTGGTCACCAGGAGCAACGAGGAAATACATGCCATGAATGCTGCTTATCGGAACG CCTATAAGAAGTCTCTGGAAGATGCCATACAGTCAGACACATCAGGCCTCTTCTGCCGCATCCTCGTTTCCCTCGTGCAG GGTGCAAGAGAGGAGGGATCTGCAGACATGGAAAGAGCCAACACAGATGCTCAG GAACTTGCCGACGCATGCAACGCTGACTCTGATGACATGGAGATAAAGTTCATGAGTGTCCTGTGCACCAGGAGCTTCCCCCATCTCAGGAAAG TTTTCCAGGAGTTTGTCAGATACACCAATAAGGACATTGAACAGATTATCAAAAAGGAAATGTCGGGCGATGTGAAAAATTCCTTTTATGCTATAG TTCGCAGTGTGAAGAACCAGCCCTCTTATTTAGCCGACCGTTTGTACAAAGCCATGAAG GGCCTTGGCACAGACGACAGAGCTCTGATCCGCATCTTGGTGTCCCGTAGTGAGATCGACCTTTTCAACATTCGCAAAGAGTTCAAGGAAACACACGACACCTCCCTGCATGAATTCATCAAGGTAGAAACCATGATC GGTGACACTTCGGGAGACTACCGTAAAACGCTGCTGATGCTCTGCGGAGGGGAAGATTAA